The following proteins come from a genomic window of Trifolium pratense cultivar HEN17-A07 linkage group LG4, ARS_RC_1.1, whole genome shotgun sequence:
- the LOC123921115 gene encoding probable LRR receptor-like serine/threonine-protein kinase At3g47570, giving the protein MELTNCTAIKVIFLHSNRLSGRIPTWFESMMQLTQLNLGANNLFGTIPSSLGNVSSLENLSLAQNHLKGSIPYSLGRLSNLKILNLDSNNLSGEIPNSLYNLSNIQVLDIGGNNLFGSLPSNMHLAFPNLNEFIIGGNQISGTFPSSLSNLTELQMLDISYNASFGSIPNTLGQLNKLEWFNIGGNNFGSGGAHDLDFLSSLTNSTQLSKIYIFDNGFGGVLPNIIGNFSTHLRLIHMEYNQIHGVIPERIGQLIGLTDLEIGYNFLEGTISDSIRKLKDIGSLGFEDNKLSGNIPIVIGNLTMLSQLDLSGNKLEGSIPISLRNCTQMQELSFSSNKLSGHIPDQTFGYLDGLIYLGLSNNSFTGPIPSDFGNLKHISQLYLSLNKLSGEIPNDLASCIDLTQLVLGGNFFHGTIPLFLGSSLRSLEILDLSSNNFSSIIPFELENLTFFNKLDLSFNNLYGEVPIGGVFSNVTTISLTGNKNLCGGIPQLKLPKCFRAPSKKHKKSLKKKLILISVIGGILFSFIAFITVHFLTRKTKRLPSSPSLQNGNLRVTYGELHEATNGFSSSNLVGAGSFGSVYKGSLLHFERPIVVKVLNLQTRGAAKSFMAECKALANMKHRNLVKVLTCSSVDYNGEDFKAIVFEFMPNGSLEKLLYDSEESGNQNLSFKQRVDIAIDVAHALDYLHNDTEQAVVHCDIKPSNVLLDDDFVAHLGDFGLARLIHGGIGHSSNDQVSSSTIIKGTIGYVPPEYGAGGQVSLQGDIYSYGILLLEMLTRKRPTNNMFNENLSLHKFCKMKIPEGIIEIVDSHLLLPFVEDQTGIVKNKINKCLVMFAGIGVACSEEFPAHRMLIKDVIVKLNEIKSKFPC; this is encoded by the exons AATCTCTTTGGTACTATTCCATCTTCCCTGGGAAATGTTTCATCACTCGAAAATTTATCACTTGCACAAAATCACTTGAAAGGAAGCATACCTTATTCTTTGGGTAGGTTGTCAAATTTGAAAATACTGAATCTAGATTCAAATAATTTGTCAGGTGAAATCCCTAATTCTCTTTACAACCTATCAAATATTCAAGTTTTGGATATTGGGGGAAACAATCTTTTCGGTAGTCTTCCATCAAATATGCATCTTGCTTTTCCCAATCTTAATGAATTCATTATTGGAGGCAACCAAATAAGCGGAACTTTTCCGTCTTCATTATCCAACCTCACTGAACTCCAAATGTTGGATATATCATATAATGCTTCTTTTGGGTCAATACCTAATACTTTGGGTCAATTAAATAAACTTGAATGGTTTAATATCGGAGGTAATAATTTTGGGAGTGGAGGAGCTCATGATTTGGATTTTCTTTCATCGCTAACCAACTCTACTCAATTGtcaaagatatatatttttgacaatGGATTTGGTGGTGTGTTGCCGAACATTATAGGAAACTTTTCCACCCATCTCCGTTTGATTCATATGGAATATAATCAAATACATGGAGTGATACCAGAAAGAATTGGACAACTAATTGGTTTAACTGACTTAGAAATTGGATACAATTTCCTAGAGGGAACAATTTCAGATTCAATAAGAAAGCTTAAGGATATAGGATCATTGGGCTTTGAAGATAACAAATTATCTGGTAACATCCCTATAGTCATTGGTAATCTTACTATGTTATCCCAACTAGATCTATCTGGAAACAAATTGGAAGGAAGCATTCCAATTTCATTAAGAAATTGCACCCAAATGCAGGAGTTAAGTTTCTCTAGTAACAAATTGAGTGGTCATATTCCCGATCAAACATTTGGCTATCTAGATGGTTTAATTTATCTTGGCTTGTCCAACAACTCCTTCACCGGCCCTATTCCTTCAGATTTTGGTAACTTGAAACATATTTCGCAATTGTATCTAAGCTTAAATAAATTGTCTGGTGAAATTCCTAACGATTTAGCTTCTTGCATAGATTTGACACAACTTGTGTTGGGTGGAAACTTCTTCCATGGAACTATACCTTTGTTCTTGGGCTCCTCTTTAAGATCACTTGAAATCCTAGACCTTTCTAGCAATAATTTCTCAAGCATAATCCCATTTGAACTAGAAAATCttacattttttaataagttGGACTTATCATTTAACAATCTCTATGGTGAGGTTCCAATAGGAGGTGTCTTTAGCAATGTCACAACAATTTCACTAACTGGAAATAAGAATCTTTGTGGAGGGATACCTCAATTGAAGCTTCCTAAATGTTTTAGGGCGCCTTCCAAGAAACacaaaaaatctctcaaaaagAAACTTATCCTCATTAGTGTAATTGGTGGGATTTTGTTCTCTTTCATAGCTTTTATAACTGTCCATTTCCTTACCAGAAAAACCAAAAGGTTACCTTCTTCACCATCTTTGCAAAACGGGAACTTGAGGGTTACTTATGGTGAATTACATGAAGCAACCAATGGTTTTTCTTCATCTAACTTGGTAGGAGCAGGAAGCTTTGGATCTGTTTACAAAGGATCACTTCTCCACTTTGAAAGACCTATCGTTGTAAAGGTGTTGAATCTTCAAACACGTGGAGCAGCAAAGAGTTTCATGGCAGAATGCAAAGCTCTAGCAAATATGAAGCACCGGAATCTTGTCAAGGTCCTAACTTGTTCAAGTGTTGATTATAATGGTGAAGACTTTAAAGCTATAGTTTTCGAGTTCATGCCTAATGGGAGTCTAGAAAAGTTATTGTATGATAGTGAAGAGTCTGGCAATCAAAATCTCAGCTTCAAACAAAGGGTAGACATTGCCATTGATGTAGCTCATGCACTTGATTATCTACACAATGATACAGAGCAAGCCGTAGTTCACTGTGATATTAAGCCAAGCAATGTTCTTCTTGATGATGACTTTGTAGCCCACTTGGGAGACTTTGGCTTAGCAAGGCTCATTCATGGAGGGATAGGACATTCAAGTAATGATCAAGTTAGTTCCTCCACAATAATTAAGGGAACTATAGGATATGTTCCTCCTG AGTATGGAGCAGGTGGTCAAGTATCACTCCAGGGAGATATCTACAGCTACGGGATTCTTCTTTTAGAAATGCTCACCCGAAAGAGGCCGACAAATAACATGTTTAATGAGAATCTAAGCCTACACAAATTTTGCAAGATGAAAATTCCAGAAGGAATCATTGAGATAGTAGATTCACATTTGCTTTTGCCATTTGTTGAAGATCAAACAGGAAttgttaaaaacaaaatcaataagTGTTTGGTGATGTTTGCTGGAATTGGAGTTGCATGTTCAGAAGAGTTTCCTGCTCATCGAATGCTGATAAAAGATGTCATAGTTAAGCtaaatgaaatcaaatcaaaGTTTCCATGTTAG